The Nostoc sp. NIES-3756 DNA window AGTAAATATATACATCGAAAAATTACATAGGCGTTGCTTATAAAAAGCAGCTACTTTTTTGAGGTAGCTGCTTTCACATATCTGTGAATTTAACCTTAACTTTGCTGATTTAACCAAGCTTCTAAATCAGCGATTTGTGAAAAATCAAACAAAGCTTCGCCTAATTCTTCTAGCTGCTCTATTGATAATCCTCGAATATTTTGAATTAGTGATGCGTTTACTTCGCCAAAACGCCGATTAATTTGACGTAATATCAAAGTTTCTTCACCCTGTTTTCTTCCTTGCTGCAAAATATCTTGATATATCACTGACTCTTTCATGATGTCCTCCCGCAACAATTGACGAATCAAGTCTTTCTCAAACCGTAAACCTGCTAGAATTTCTGTGCAACCTGCAATATTTTGTCGTTCCTCCCTATCCGCAATTTTAGCCACTTGTTCAGCCACTTGGGTAAGCAGTCCTGATGGTGAGTTAGTTCGGGTTAAAGTTGCTAGCGGTAATAATGCAGGATTTGCTAAAAATGCAGTTGATTCTTGCTCCCATAGACGGACTACTTGATATTTGTGAATGGTTGTGTCGTCTCGATATTTCTCAGTGAATACAACTTCGTTAGTTGTTTCTTGCAAAAAGATAACTACCTGCACTATAGAACATCGATATTGACGCTTTAACCTGACTGAATAATCAAGCATTCGGAAGTTAAGCGGCGGATTTGATGTTGCTAGAGTTTGGAACTCAATATGTAAAATTCGATTAGCTGTCCGTAGAAATGTGACAGAATCAGCGCGAATTGCTTCAAGAGTCAATTCAGTTTTTAATACTTCAATTTGTTGTGCATCTATTCCCAGCAACCAGCGCACAAATTCTTGTGGATACTGTTCTGCTAAATATTTACAAGCGTTATCGTAACTCAAATTTGATTTTTCTACTTAAGAATAGTCTTTAGTTTACTTGAATTTTGGTGAAAGATGAGGATTGTATTTACTACATCTTGTTTGTTTCACCTGGTTTGTATGAAGAAAATGCTTAATTGAAAAACCGTGTTGTTACGGGTTAAGACGTAAAAACGACTAAGTTATTCAAGTCTAAGCTTTTAGAATCTTTAAATTGAAATTAGTAAATTTACGGAGTCTACTTTTTACTGGTGATACATATAATTTTAATAGTAAATTAAGCGTAAAAATTATATGGCTACCATTTGGAATTTATTAAGTCTAATCAATTTTGTCTTAGCTCATCCTATTTCATCAATTATAGTTATGGTCATAAGCTTTTATCTCTTACGTAAAATTTTACTAAAAACTGAATTTTTAATTGACCAGATTCTTGATTTGATAGTTATTTTCCCTATAAATGCTACTAAGTTTCTTGGAAAAAATATATGGAATTTGTTCATTAGTCTATTTAAATCTCAGGATAAAGCTCCTAATAGTTAACCGTTTTATTCATACATAACGTGGTTCATCAAAATAAAAAAAAACAGCCGCTTCTACAAAGGAAGCGGCTGTTTTTTCTCTTAACTGACTACAGAGTATTAGTAATCGAAGTCACCGCCGCCAGCGCCAGCACCAGCAGGAGCAGCATCCTTGGGTTCTGGTTTGTCAACAACGATGCACTCGGTTGTTAACACCATACCAGCGATAGATGCAGCGTTTTGCAGTGCAGAACGGGTTACTTTCGCGGGGTCAACAATACCAGCCTCGAACATATCAACGAACTCGTTGGTAGCAGCGTTGAAACCAACGTTAAAGTCTTTCTCTTTAACACGTTCAGCAATTACTGCACCGTTTTGACCTGCGTTTTCCGCAATTCTCTTTAGAGGTGCGGGTAATGCACGAGCAACAATCAAAGCACCAGTCAATTCTTCGTCTTTGAGGTTGCTGTTAGCCCAAGCTTCGAGTTCGGGGGTGAGGTGAGCCAAGGTTGTACCACCACCAGGAACGATACCTTCTTCAACAGCAGCCTTGGTTGCGTTGATAGCATCTTCTAGGCGGAGTTTCTTGTCTTTCATTTCGGTTTCGGTAGCCGCACCAACTTTAACTACAGCTACACCACCAGAAAGTTTAGCCAAACGCTCTTGTAGTTTTTCTTTGTCGTAGGAAGATTCAGTTTCTTCCATTTGGCGACGAATTTGTTCTACACGAGCTTTAACTGGAACGTCGTTACCTTCAGCAACAATTGTGGTGCTGTCTTTGGTGATGGTGATGCGGCGAGCTTTACCTAAGCTTTCCAACTTGGTGTTGTCGAGCTTCAGACCTGCATCTTCGGTGATTAATTGACCGCCGGTGAGGATAGCGATATCTTCTAGCATAGCCTTACGGCGATCGCCAAATCCAGGAGCCTTCACAGCAGCTACGTTCAGTACACCACGTAAACGGTTAACTACTAAGGTTGCTAAAGCTTCTTTTTCGATATCTTCAGCGATAATCACCAGAGGACGACCAGCACGAGCTACTTGCTCTAGAACTGGTACTAAATCTTGCACAAGAGCAATTTTCTTGTCGGTCAACAGCAAGAAAGGCTCATCGAAAATCGCTTCCATCCGTTCTGGGTCGGTGGCGAAGTAGGGGGAGATATAGCCTTTGTCAAAGCGCATCCCTTCTGTTACTTCCAATTCGGTAGTTACAGACTTACCTTCTTCTAAGGAAATAACGCCTTCCTTACCTACTTTGTCCATTGCTTCAGCAATCATCTGACCGACTTCATCGTCGTTACCAGCAGAGATTGCGCCAACTTGGGCGATCGCCTTAGAATCTCCTACAGGGCGAGCATGTTCTTTAATTCTGTCAACCAAGAAGTTGGTAGCTTTATCAATACCACGCTTCAACAGAATCGCGTTAGCACCAGCAGCAACGTTGCGTAAACCTTCTTTGACAATTGCATGAGCCAAAACGGTAGCTGTAGTTGTACCGTCACCTGCTGCATCGTTAGTTTTAGAAGCAGCTTGGCGAATCAAAGCAACGCCAGTGTTTTCAATATGATCTTCTAATTCGATTTCTTTAGCGATGGTTACGCCGTCATTAACGATTTGAGGCGCACCAAATTTCTTTTCTAATACTACGTTCCGACCTTTAGGGCCAAGGGTAACAGCTACAGCCTCAGCTAGGATGTCAATACCACGCTCCAGGGCGCGACGAGCGTTTTCGTTGTAAATAATGCGCTTTGCCATAGTTGTGTCAATCTCAGGAAGTTAAATCAAGTGTTGTGTCAGTGGTCATTGGTCATTAGTCATTGGTATGACTACTACCAATTAGCCAACGACTGCTAGAATGTCTTTTTCAGAAAGCAGTACGTATTCTTCTGTTCCGAGCTTTACATCAGTGCCAGCGTACTTGGAGTACAGCACCTTATCGCCAATTTTTACTTCCAACTCTTGACGGCTACCGTCGTCATTACGCTTGCCAGCGCCAAGGGCTACAACTTCACCTACTTGGGGTTTTTCCTTAGCGGTGTCGGGCAAATATAGACCACCTGCGGTCTTTTCTTCCGATGCGCTCACTTTCACGAAAACGCGATCGCCTAAAGGTTTGACTGTCGATACACTTAAAGATACAGCTGCCATATTTAATTTCTCCAGAGTTAGCACTCTCAACTCCTGAGTGCTAATTTACCGAAAATCATCCTAGCATGGCAATGTTTTAGTGTGTACGGGTTTCCGAACTGGAATTGCTGGGGAGTGGGGAGTAGGGAGCGGGCAAGTAGGGAGTGGGGGAGACAAGGGAGATGAGGGAGACAAGGGAGATAATAATTCACGTCTGCCTCCTGCCTCCTGCCTTTTGACTGTTGACTATGGACTGTTGACTATGGACTAATGACTAATGACCAATGACAAATTTAACATCCCCGTAAGTACAAATACTCAATTATTCGTAATTTTCAGGTTTTTTTCTGTAAGTAACGAATATTTTTATATGGAGAACTTTATTTGCAAAGTGGGGAAATTGTTATAGAACAGTAACTAGAGATACGCTCAATGAGTAACAATACAGTGATGTAGTGCAACAAAACTCAAGGTTTAGAGCTTGCGTGTTTGTTGTTCTAGATCGATAATAATTGTCTAACCGGAAGTGTCTGGTTTCGCCAAGCAAAACCGGAGGTTATTGAGCGGATCATCCAAAAAACACTTGATAGGCATAATGGTGGTGCAAGAATCTCATTTTTAACCCATCCTTTGCCGAAAGTTCCCTGACTTGCTTGTTGACATCTAACCAAGGCTTAAAATCTGAAGGGTAATGTAGAGCAGTAAGCCGATGAAAACGCGGGTTGTGTTGCAGCTAGGGTCATCTTAAGCCAATACTTACTTGTGACTAGAAAGATTATTATTTAATCAGTGTATTTTCACCCGCAACTTTCAAAGGGATATATAATAGCGCATTATAATACTATTGCTCTGCGTATCCTTACTGGAATTTTGCCAATGCACTGGTGATGTCATCGAAAGTGAATACCACTTTTAAGACTCCAAGGAAGAAAGGGCAACTTAAGTGGGAAAAATGACAACATCTCAACAATCCACCATATAAGGATAACCATTCAAGACCTTGATGGATCGAAGCGCGACAAGTGCCACTGCTATGAAAGAGCCCAGCATGAAAGATCACAAACGACTCCTATTAATTGATGATGACCCTAACCTCATCTTGCTGGTGAAGGACTACTTGGAATTTAGAGGGTATGAAGTCGTCACGGCAGAAAACGGAAGAGAAGCTCTGGAAATTCTTGAACATGATGTTCCAGACATGATCATCTGTGACGTGATGATGCCAGAAATGGACGGATATACCTTTGTTGAACAAGTCCGGCAAAATGAACGTACCAGTTGGATTCCTGTTCTTTTCCTCTCGGCGAAAGGACAAAGTGCAGACCGAGTTAAAGGTCTGAACAAAGGTGCAGATGTTTACATGGTCAAACCTTTTGAACCAGAAGAACTTGTTGCACAAGTAGAATCTTCACTGAAACAGACTATCCGTTGGAAGGAACACCAAGCTAAAGGCGGGGAAAACGGTTCCCGCATCCAGGTTCCTTTTGATGTCCAGTTAACCCCAACCGAACTGAAGGTAGTACAGTTTGTTGCTAGGGGTTTAGCTAACCGTGAAATCGCTGAAGAATTAAACGTTAGTCAGCGCACTGTTGAAAGCCATGTGTCCAACATGTTGGGCAAAACCAATCTCCACAACCGTACCGAACTCGCTCGGTGGGCGATTGAAAATCAAATGGCTTAAATAGCTATCAGCATTCAGCCGTCAGCTTGATAATGATTAACTGACAGCTGACAGCTGATAGCTTTTATTAATTCAAAATTCAAAATTCAGAAATCCTGATACCGTCTGAGTTTTAAAGTTTGCGTCTGTTACTGAATTTTGGAAAACTGCTATCAAGTAGCAAGAGGCAAATAGACTGAACTACATATGTCAGGTCAAGAAGCTCAAAACTTTCTGCCTCCTGCCTACCTACTTAATTATTGAGTTCTACCATTTCACATACATTACCTCGGACGCTCCCCACACCCTTGGTAAATTGGCGGTCTTGCTTGTTGATGAGCATTTGCATTCCATATTTGGGAGCCATAACGATTAGTGCATCCCTGTCTAGCCGTTGCTGAGGAATGTATTGCAGACGATATTGGGTTAACAGCATTGCCAGGACAATCTTAATCTCCATGAGTGCGAAGGGCGCGCCGATACAGATGCGAGAACCAGCACTGAACGGGTTGTATTCGTACATCGTGGGTTCTTTTTGTTCCCAGCGCTTGGGGTCAAACTTCTCTGGGTTGGGGAAGATTTCCGGCATGTGATGGGTATGGTAAATGCTGACGAAAACTTCTGTCCCTGTCGGTAATTCATAGCCTCCTAGAGATGTTGGTTGCGATGTCACCCGCGCGTTCCAAGGTACAGGGGGTAAAACTCGCAAGCTTTCTTTAATGACTCGCTCTAACAAGGGTAGTTGCTGCAACTTCTCTACAGTTGGTGGTGCGCCTTGCAAAACACTTTCTAACTCATCAAGTA harbors:
- the groES gene encoding co-chaperone GroES, whose amino-acid sequence is MAAVSLSVSTVKPLGDRVFVKVSASEEKTAGGLYLPDTAKEKPQVGEVVALGAGKRNDDGSRQELEVKIGDKVLYSKYAGTDVKLGTEEYVLLSEKDILAVVG
- a CDS encoding response regulator transcription factor, coding for MDRSATSATAMKEPSMKDHKRLLLIDDDPNLILLVKDYLEFRGYEVVTAENGREALEILEHDVPDMIICDVMMPEMDGYTFVEQVRQNERTSWIPVLFLSAKGQSADRVKGLNKGADVYMVKPFEPEELVAQVESSLKQTIRWKEHQAKGGENGSRIQVPFDVQLTPTELKVVQFVARGLANREIAEELNVSQRTVESHVSNMLGKTNLHNRTELARWAIENQMA
- the groL gene encoding chaperonin GroEL (60 kDa chaperone family; promotes refolding of misfolded polypeptides especially under stressful conditions; forms two stacked rings of heptamers to form a barrel-shaped 14mer; ends can be capped by GroES; misfolded proteins enter the barrel where they are refolded when GroES binds) codes for the protein MAKRIIYNENARRALERGIDILAEAVAVTLGPKGRNVVLEKKFGAPQIVNDGVTIAKEIELEDHIENTGVALIRQAASKTNDAAGDGTTTATVLAHAIVKEGLRNVAAGANAILLKRGIDKATNFLVDRIKEHARPVGDSKAIAQVGAISAGNDDEVGQMIAEAMDKVGKEGVISLEEGKSVTTELEVTEGMRFDKGYISPYFATDPERMEAIFDEPFLLLTDKKIALVQDLVPVLEQVARAGRPLVIIAEDIEKEALATLVVNRLRGVLNVAAVKAPGFGDRRKAMLEDIAILTGGQLITEDAGLKLDNTKLESLGKARRITITKDSTTIVAEGNDVPVKARVEQIRRQMEETESSYDKEKLQERLAKLSGGVAVVKVGAATETEMKDKKLRLEDAINATKAAVEEGIVPGGGTTLAHLTPELEAWANSNLKDEELTGALIVARALPAPLKRIAENAGQNGAVIAERVKEKDFNVGFNAATNEFVDMFEAGIVDPAKVTRSALQNAASIAGMVLTTECIVVDKPEPKDAAPAGAGAGGGDFDY
- a CDS encoding DUF4351 domain-containing protein; protein product: MSYDNACKYLAEQYPQEFVRWLLGIDAQQIEVLKTELTLEAIRADSVTFLRTANRILHIEFQTLATSNPPLNFRMLDYSVRLKRQYRCSIVQVVIFLQETTNEVVFTEKYRDDTTIHKYQVVRLWEQESTAFLANPALLPLATLTRTNSPSGLLTQVAEQVAKIADREERQNIAGCTEILAGLRFEKDLIRQLLREDIMKESVIYQDILQQGRKQGEETLILRQINRRFGEVNASLIQNIRGLSIEQLEELGEALFDFSQIADLEAWLNQQS